In one Moritella sp. 5 genomic region, the following are encoded:
- a CDS encoding nucleoside recognition domain-containing protein — MIKSSENAPKVRISGYIALVFAMVFFSGLMKSSEWYGVFDFTTLNGSFGKVAYSVSDTVDGVQAATTSLRGKGGSGARDGFIFALTLIPTVMFALGMINVLEHYGALSAARKLLTPLLRPLMGIPGNSGLALIASLQSTDAGAAMTRQLKDEKHLTKREIDIFTMFQFTAGAAIVNFFSSGAVLFTLTNPDGSIAVPSSIGLAVIVIFAFKFVGANLFRIYLNITEGKKGSAKDSDKKMIEGAA; from the coding sequence ATGATTAAATCTTCTGAAAATGCTCCTAAGGTCAGAATTAGTGGATACATAGCACTTGTTTTTGCAATGGTCTTTTTTTCTGGTCTGATGAAATCGAGTGAATGGTATGGCGTATTTGATTTCACAACACTTAATGGATCTTTTGGTAAAGTTGCTTATTCAGTATCTGACACTGTAGATGGTGTTCAAGCCGCCACTACCTCACTGCGAGGTAAAGGTGGTAGTGGTGCGCGTGACGGTTTTATTTTCGCATTGACTTTAATTCCTACTGTGATGTTTGCGTTAGGTATGATTAATGTGCTTGAACATTACGGTGCACTTAGTGCTGCTCGTAAATTATTAACTCCGTTATTACGTCCATTAATGGGGATTCCTGGTAATTCTGGACTCGCACTTATCGCCTCTCTTCAAAGTACCGATGCAGGTGCGGCCATGACACGTCAGTTGAAAGATGAAAAGCATTTAACTAAACGTGAAATCGATATTTTTACTATGTTCCAGTTCACAGCTGGTGCTGCCATTGTTAATTTTTTCTCTTCAGGCGCAGTGCTATTTACTTTAACAAATCCAGACGGTTCTATTGCCGTACCTTCTTCTATCGGTCTTGCTGTTATCGTGATATTTGCTTTCAAATTTGTCGGAGCAAACCTATTCCGCATTTATTTAAATATTACGGAAGGTAAGAAAGGTAGCGCTAAAGACAGCGATAAAAAAATGATTGAGGGGGCTGCATAA
- a CDS encoding YbaY family lipoprotein: MRKNRRLLNRKTLLTCTVIGSLLMGLSGCATTDQGSAKVGQAVTTQQHSIIANVFYLQRIALPPGAQVSLVLEDISKMDVAAEIIAQQTITAVGSPPYKMDLRYNAAKIKPQHRYALRAQIELDGQLLFTNTEQVDAFANQSAKPTEILVSPVRAGINGYGQVRLTGTHWQLSMLGTEAVTADVTLHTPYITFSQDDNKVMGFAGCNRFSGNYDRQANNVNLTQLLTTKKLCFQQMNLEAQFLTALSETDNYNVIDNTLTLYSAVGDVLGQFIVQGIKK, from the coding sequence ATGAGAAAAAATAGACGTCTGCTAAATCGTAAAACGCTTTTAACCTGTACCGTTATCGGCAGCTTGTTAATGGGCTTGAGTGGTTGTGCAACTACCGATCAGGGAAGTGCTAAAGTTGGGCAAGCGGTAACTACCCAGCAACATAGCATTATAGCGAATGTGTTTTACCTACAGCGTATTGCTTTACCACCGGGTGCACAAGTGAGCTTGGTATTGGAAGATATTTCGAAAATGGATGTGGCAGCAGAAATTATTGCTCAGCAAACGATCACTGCTGTCGGGTCTCCACCCTATAAAATGGATTTACGCTATAACGCTGCGAAAATAAAGCCGCAGCATCGTTATGCGTTACGGGCGCAGATCGAGCTTGATGGTCAGTTATTATTTACTAATACTGAGCAAGTTGATGCGTTTGCTAACCAGAGTGCGAAACCAACCGAAATTTTGGTTTCGCCAGTACGCGCTGGTATCAATGGTTATGGACAAGTACGTTTAACGGGGACGCACTGGCAGTTATCTATGCTAGGTACAGAGGCCGTTACTGCAGATGTGACTCTACACACACCCTATATTACATTCAGTCAAGATGATAATAAAGTGATGGGGTTTGCGGGCTGCAACCGTTTTAGTGGTAATTATGACAGACAGGCGAATAACGTTAATCTGACGCAATTATTAACAACTAAAAAACTATGTTTTCAACAAATGAATTTAGAAGCGCAATTTTTAACGGCTTTATCAGAAACTGATAATTATAACGTAATTGATAATACTTTAACGTTATACAGTGCTGTTGGTGATGTTTTAGGGCAGTTTATTGTGCAAGGAATTAAAAAATAA
- a CDS encoding amidohydrolase family protein produces the protein MSTQGLASPIQLFSVSVQWFIQIILLCSLLFSMHVNATVAVEGAAITVSDEMIATQLADKQSQPVGIVNATDNAALKAPVSSDLSIQSPTTLFVKTLPIIADSIYFGGDILTMEGFEPTYTESVATKDKKIIFVGSKIEAMKFSGDNTKLINISGKTMLPGFIDPHVHPSIAAVILPNEIIAPYDWVLPNAVKKGVSGHFAYLERLKQSIDDNAEKDRVFFVWGYHQLWHGELTREILNELSPDKPVAIIHRSFHEIFLNDAAIKTFGLKQSDFAENSQVDWEKGHFYEGGWLALLPKITADLINPESYKLGLNIMSQLVLKNGITTIAEPGFPSSNFDLEYELLKSEMDQKPPYDVFLIPSGTYLYNANGQSNQKALDFIETLEDEYNTENIKFLPKQIKLFADGAIYSQLMQMQDGYLDGHEGEWMTPLDLFQQQLSFYWKNGYQIHVHANGDLGIQKVLDFNQADQVQLARKDHRFTLHHMGYFTKAQVKKMAELSIEASVNPYYLWALADKYSEVGLGRDRAENLVPVNSLMKKNIPVSFHSDFSMAPMEPLTLAWTAVNRETSELNKVSQKERITAYQAMQAITINAAHTLRLEDNIGSIEVGKTANFTLLEQNPLKVTPIQIKDIPVWGVVFEDQVNTVVSAPKMKHLETRVIYLEHQSLPPSSTVTITLEDISKTDISSSILGQKTIEAHTSPPYNISLQYDPALFDNNGQYVVSARIEHNGKPLYSATLDLPEWNKLSGQLFELVLKPISILQQRDTVSDTEQTPQSMPSQ, from the coding sequence ATGTCAACTCAAGGCTTAGCTAGCCCTATCCAATTGTTTTCTGTTTCGGTGCAGTGGTTTATACAAATTATATTATTGTGCAGCCTATTGTTCAGTATGCACGTTAATGCCACTGTGGCGGTCGAGGGAGCTGCGATCACTGTATCGGATGAAATGATAGCCACTCAATTAGCAGACAAACAATCACAGCCCGTAGGTATAGTAAATGCTACTGACAACGCCGCGTTGAAAGCACCTGTTTCTAGTGATTTATCAATACAGAGTCCCACTACTTTATTTGTAAAGACATTACCTATCATTGCTGACTCCATTTATTTTGGTGGTGATATTTTGACGATGGAAGGGTTTGAGCCGACTTATACTGAATCAGTTGCAACGAAAGATAAAAAAATAATTTTTGTTGGTTCTAAAATAGAAGCAATGAAGTTCAGTGGGGATAATACCAAGCTAATTAATATTAGCGGGAAAACCATGTTACCCGGTTTTATCGATCCGCACGTACACCCTTCAATCGCGGCTGTTATTTTGCCTAATGAGATTATTGCTCCTTATGATTGGGTGTTACCTAACGCAGTTAAAAAAGGGGTATCTGGTCATTTCGCTTACCTTGAGCGTTTAAAGCAATCAATTGATGATAATGCCGAGAAAGATCGCGTCTTTTTTGTGTGGGGGTATCATCAACTTTGGCACGGTGAATTAACACGTGAGATATTAAATGAACTGTCACCAGACAAACCTGTTGCTATTATTCACCGCTCCTTCCACGAAATATTCTTGAACGATGCCGCCATTAAAACATTTGGTCTTAAACAGAGTGACTTTGCTGAAAATTCGCAAGTTGATTGGGAAAAAGGCCATTTTTATGAAGGTGGTTGGTTAGCATTATTGCCTAAGATTACTGCTGATTTAATTAATCCTGAAAGTTATAAATTAGGGTTAAATATTATGTCTCAATTAGTGCTTAAAAATGGCATTACAACGATAGCTGAACCGGGTTTCCCTAGCTCTAATTTTGACTTGGAATATGAATTACTAAAATCAGAAATGGATCAAAAACCACCTTATGATGTCTTTCTCATCCCGAGTGGTACGTATTTATATAATGCAAATGGGCAGAGTAATCAGAAAGCATTAGATTTCATCGAAACTTTAGAAGATGAATATAATACCGAGAATATTAAATTTTTACCTAAGCAAATTAAACTGTTTGCGGATGGTGCTATTTACTCTCAGTTGATGCAAATGCAAGATGGTTATTTAGATGGTCATGAAGGTGAGTGGATGACGCCATTGGATTTATTCCAGCAACAACTCAGTTTTTATTGGAAAAATGGCTATCAGATCCATGTGCATGCTAATGGTGATTTAGGTATTCAGAAAGTATTGGATTTTAATCAAGCTGATCAAGTTCAATTAGCGCGAAAGGACCATCGATTTACTTTGCACCACATGGGTTATTTCACCAAGGCGCAAGTAAAAAAGATGGCTGAATTAAGCATTGAAGCATCTGTAAATCCTTATTATCTATGGGCTCTAGCAGATAAATATTCCGAAGTCGGATTAGGTCGTGATCGTGCAGAAAATTTGGTGCCAGTTAATAGTTTGATGAAGAAGAATATTCCAGTGTCATTTCATTCTGATTTTTCTATGGCGCCTATGGAACCGTTAACACTCGCTTGGACCGCGGTTAACCGTGAAACATCGGAGCTTAATAAAGTATCGCAAAAAGAACGTATTACGGCCTATCAAGCGATGCAGGCTATTACCATTAATGCTGCCCATACACTAAGACTAGAAGACAATATTGGTTCAATCGAAGTTGGTAAAACGGCTAATTTTACCTTGCTTGAGCAAAACCCGTTAAAAGTAACGCCAATACAGATTAAAGATATTCCAGTGTGGGGCGTCGTTTTTGAAGATCAGGTAAATACAGTCGTGTCTGCGCCTAAAATGAAGCATTTAGAAACGCGTGTTATCTATTTAGAGCATCAGAGTTTACCGCCGTCTTCAACCGTTACTATTACGTTGGAAGATATCTCTAAAACCGATATAAGCAGTTCAATACTAGGCCAAAAAACGATCGAAGCCCATACGTCACCCCCTTATAATATTTCGTTACAATACGATCCCGCATTATTTGATAACAATGGTCAGTATGTTGTTAGCGCGAGAATTGAACATAATGGTAAACCACTGTACTCAGCCACTCTAGATTTACCTGAGTGGAATAAGCTGTCAGGACAGTTATTTGAATTGGTGCTTAAACCAATTTCTATTCTACAGCAACGCGATACTGTCAGTGATACTGAACAGACTCCTCAATCAATGCCTTCGCAATGA
- a CDS encoding alpha/beta hydrolase fold domain-containing protein codes for MWFLIIAITILVLFLFIRNLYGEDLRQYDSADLNATFYRPTPSYKYPQALELLASIQEPIDFIKPSKYLYALRKNIDRLGDVELDCQIIPVSTSFQGHNIMGEWIINKKSDVNKRLLYIHGGGFAVGSAKSHRVVTERLARELGVAVFAVNYAMIPDGKREQGIYDCRYAYQWLLANNPNNEQACHRIYAAGDSAGGNLTLSLIGWLKHQKIRQVDAAIAICPCIDSTFSYDSLSYNAKTDFLLNPFMGKFHHFPQFILLIWVTILFRMNPSDPRVSPIFGDLSGLPPILIHASDTEMMVDDSRRYMNKACSQGSDVRLQTWSNMLHVWHLFDLEEADEAYAEIRQFVQQCDDELEMIAS; via the coding sequence ATGTGGTTTTTGATTATTGCTATTACTATTTTAGTTCTTTTTCTTTTTATTCGTAATTTGTATGGCGAAGATCTTCGTCAATACGATAGTGCGGATTTAAATGCGACGTTTTATCGTCCGACACCTTCGTATAAATACCCTCAAGCGCTAGAGCTGCTCGCAAGTATTCAAGAGCCAATCGATTTTATTAAACCGAGTAAATATCTTTATGCATTGCGAAAAAATATTGATCGTTTAGGTGATGTTGAATTGGATTGTCAGATCATCCCTGTATCGACCAGTTTTCAAGGCCATAACATTATGGGTGAGTGGATTATAAATAAAAAAAGTGATGTAAATAAGCGCTTACTTTATATTCATGGTGGTGGTTTTGCGGTGGGCAGTGCGAAGAGTCACCGGGTGGTTACAGAGCGTTTAGCACGTGAACTTGGTGTTGCAGTGTTTGCTGTGAATTATGCAATGATCCCTGATGGTAAGCGTGAGCAGGGGATCTATGATTGCCGTTATGCGTATCAATGGCTACTCGCCAATAACCCAAATAATGAACAGGCATGTCATCGTATCTATGCGGCTGGAGATTCTGCTGGGGGGAATTTAACATTATCCTTAATTGGCTGGCTAAAGCATCAAAAAATTCGTCAGGTTGATGCTGCCATTGCGATATGTCCTTGTATTGATAGTACCTTTAGTTATGACAGCTTGAGCTATAATGCTAAAACTGACTTTTTACTTAACCCATTCATGGGTAAGTTTCACCATTTTCCTCAATTTATATTACTTATCTGGGTAACCATTCTTTTCCGGATGAATCCTAGCGATCCGAGAGTATCGCCAATTTTTGGTGACTTATCTGGTTTACCGCCAATTTTGATTCATGCAAGTGATACCGAAATGATGGTGGATGACTCGCGACGTTATATGAATAAGGCGTGCTCGCAAGGTTCTGATGTGCGCTTGCAAACATGGTCTAATATGTTGCATGTGTGGCATTTATTTGATTTAGAAGAGGCCGATGAAGCGTACGCTGAAATCCGTCAATTTGTGCAACAATGTGATGATGAGTTGGAAATGATTGCAAGTTAG
- a CDS encoding flagella assembly protein FlgT, with translation MKNVLLLLLVCCSFTLHAEWYEVEGEAIIIDGDVDIARELAVRNALKQALLYAGASVSSLQSFNGGKILSDRFQVRMDGEVRDIRLKSESVKLDKISVQIVTDIVADRNKCLSAGYQKSVSLLRFGIRHREQASYGGIYNINESFSRLLYQSLRKNSQTFDAREFINQNIGFSGSSLPLRGNLTAQEIKQISKSADSQYIILGSITDLSTFKPVVNGIAKIFAGDLPDRNFRLNIQVFDGFNGNLLFDRNYSKVTKWEFAKHRIVDTNTLKFWRSEFGASLQLIIDDVLFDLDASLQCKLVEARVIAVDGNEVNINIGRNNGLKLGDQFMIKHTGSYVDQFGISRKKETNSSSQVEVTKLYDQQASLMTVDRQPTANVQIDDLVILN, from the coding sequence ATGAAAAACGTTCTCCTACTATTATTGGTTTGTTGTTCTTTCACTCTACATGCTGAATGGTATGAGGTTGAGGGTGAGGCTATTATTATTGATGGTGATGTTGATATTGCTCGCGAGTTAGCAGTACGTAATGCATTGAAACAAGCACTGTTATATGCTGGCGCATCGGTTTCAAGCTTACAAAGCTTTAATGGTGGGAAAATATTATCTGATCGATTTCAGGTCCGTATGGATGGCGAAGTGAGAGATATTCGCTTAAAAAGTGAGTCGGTAAAGCTGGATAAAATCAGCGTTCAAATTGTCACTGATATTGTTGCAGACCGTAATAAATGCTTGAGTGCAGGGTATCAAAAATCTGTGTCTTTATTGCGTTTTGGTATTAGGCATCGTGAACAAGCCAGTTATGGTGGTATCTATAACATAAACGAATCTTTCAGTCGTTTGTTGTACCAAAGTTTACGTAAAAATAGTCAAACATTTGATGCGCGTGAATTTATTAATCAAAACATTGGTTTTAGCGGCAGCTCTTTGCCGCTGCGAGGTAATTTAACAGCACAAGAAATTAAGCAAATTAGTAAGTCAGCAGATAGCCAATATATTATTTTGGGCTCGATTACCGACTTATCGACATTTAAACCCGTTGTGAATGGTATCGCGAAGATATTTGCCGGTGATTTACCAGATCGTAATTTCCGGCTAAATATACAAGTTTTTGATGGTTTTAATGGCAATTTATTGTTTGATCGTAACTACAGTAAAGTGACAAAGTGGGAGTTTGCTAAGCACCGTATTGTGGATACGAATACGTTAAAATTTTGGCGCTCTGAGTTTGGTGCATCTTTACAACTAATTATTGACGATGTATTGTTTGATTTAGATGCAAGTTTGCAATGTAAATTGGTGGAAGCGCGTGTTATTGCTGTTGATGGTAATGAAGTGAACATTAATATCGGTCGTAATAATGGCTTAAAATTAGGCGATCAATTTATGATAAAACACACAGGTAGTTATGTTGATCAGTTTGGTATCAGCCGTAAAAAAGAAACCAATAGTAGTAGCCAGGTTGAAGTAACCAAACTGTATGATCAGCAAGCAAGTTTGATGACGGTTGATAGACAACCGACTGCCAATGTACAAATAGATGATTTGGTGATTTTAAACTAG
- a CDS encoding FlgO family outer membrane protein produces MKKAVIAISLITLLNGCALKQPPSTPDEDKETPPHSTWGGNSYEPKYPRSLLPNQPINYTQELSFIIRGLADQLIVNDLSIIPNNEPIAVTSFVNLDDLSTTNWLGQSLSESFIHELTIRRIPVIDYKTTGTISVTGQGDFVFTRDWKKLRGQLPVSRILTGTMSRNSEGVIVNMRVINMESGFVESTAQGIIPNHLVIGGSNSMGPLEGRGRYIYRTGSAPSVRITN; encoded by the coding sequence ATGAAAAAGGCAGTCATAGCTATCAGCCTAATTACCTTACTCAACGGTTGTGCATTAAAACAGCCACCGAGTACCCCTGACGAGGATAAAGAAACACCGCCTCATTCAACTTGGGGAGGTAATTCTTATGAGCCAAAATATCCAAGAAGTTTGTTACCAAACCAGCCGATAAACTACACCCAAGAGTTAAGTTTTATCATCCGTGGTTTAGCGGATCAATTGATCGTCAATGATTTGTCTATTATTCCCAATAATGAACCGATTGCCGTCACTTCTTTCGTCAACCTTGACGATCTGTCGACAACAAATTGGCTCGGACAATCGCTATCAGAATCCTTTATTCACGAATTAACCATTCGCCGTATTCCAGTGATTGACTATAAAACCACAGGTACTATCAGTGTGACTGGTCAGGGTGATTTTGTATTCACCCGTGATTGGAAAAAATTACGCGGTCAATTACCTGTATCACGCATCCTAACTGGCACGATGTCACGTAACAGTGAAGGTGTGATCGTTAATATGCGGGTCATTAATATGGAATCAGGTTTTGTTGAGTCAACAGCGCAAGGCATTATCCCTAACCATTTGGTAATTGGTGGTTCAAATAGTATGGGGCCACTCGAAGGCCGTGGTCGTTATATTTATCGTACTGGTTCAGCGCCTTCTGTTCGTATTACTAATTAA
- a CDS encoding LPP20 family lipoprotein — translation MKYLRLLMLATLVSLTGCSLLEKDTVYDIKEPKSFPVLKAVGYAALSSQPGNSESERMLNAMRASKLDAYRELAEQVSGQEIYSDTNYRSRTLQGEKIEASVSGIIRGARVVQTYPINEDVYATELELDFKRVFELYKNTSSMPTRVQKTRY, via the coding sequence ATGAAATATCTGCGTTTGCTTATGCTTGCAACTCTGGTTAGTTTAACCGGTTGTTCACTATTAGAAAAAGATACAGTTTATGATATCAAAGAACCAAAGTCCTTCCCTGTACTCAAAGCAGTTGGCTATGCTGCGTTGAGTTCTCAGCCAGGCAATAGTGAAAGTGAACGCATGCTTAATGCAATGCGTGCATCTAAATTAGATGCTTATCGAGAGTTAGCAGAGCAAGTCAGTGGCCAAGAAATTTATAGTGATACCAACTATAGATCGCGAACGCTGCAAGGCGAGAAAATAGAGGCATCAGTATCTGGTATCATCCGTGGTGCACGAGTGGTGCAAACTTACCCAATTAATGAAGATGTATACGCAACAGAACTAGAACTCGATTTTAAGCGCGTTTTTGAGTTATATAAGAATACATCGTCAATGCCAACTCGCGTGCAAAAAACACGCTATTAA
- the menA gene encoding 1,4-dihydroxy-2-naphthoate octaprenyltransferase — MNSLSSWFLVTRPKTLLVALAVILLGQTLAWVDSPHNFSFYIAILCLICCMTLQIAVNLSNDYFDGKNGVDGDDRLGPDRALQKGLISAENLLVGIITMCILAIVSGCYLIYVGGWVYVLLGLLSLVGVYIYSGGPRPLASHGLGEVAVFLYFGWLAVVGSYYLQAQVLTIDVFIPASQIGFLVVAIMLVNNIRDITSDRRAKKFTLATRLGVKASKHLYCITMLLPSLLMIVDSYPVFIMILVLPVQLALCIAIYQRNGKQLNLQLAQTSMTVLLWGGLYSAGLVVG; from the coding sequence ATGAATTCATTATCCTCTTGGTTTCTTGTTACACGTCCAAAAACGTTACTGGTCGCACTGGCGGTTATTTTACTTGGGCAAACGCTAGCTTGGGTCGACTCCCCACATAATTTCAGTTTTTATATCGCCATTCTTTGCTTGATCTGCTGCATGACATTGCAAATTGCGGTTAACCTTTCTAATGACTATTTTGATGGCAAAAATGGTGTCGACGGTGATGATAGGCTAGGCCCTGATCGTGCGTTGCAAAAAGGACTCATATCGGCGGAGAATTTACTCGTTGGTATCATTACTATGTGTATTCTGGCTATTGTCAGTGGTTGCTATCTTATCTATGTGGGTGGCTGGGTTTATGTTTTGTTAGGGTTGCTATCATTAGTTGGCGTGTATATTTATAGCGGTGGCCCTAGACCACTGGCTTCGCATGGACTTGGTGAAGTGGCTGTTTTTCTTTATTTTGGTTGGCTAGCCGTTGTCGGAAGTTATTATCTGCAGGCTCAAGTGCTGACTATCGATGTCTTCATTCCGGCTAGTCAGATAGGCTTTCTCGTTGTCGCAATCATGCTGGTGAATAACATTCGTGATATTACTTCCGATCGTCGCGCGAAAAAATTTACCTTAGCAACCCGTTTGGGCGTGAAAGCAAGTAAGCACCTTTATTGTATAACCATGCTATTACCTTCGTTATTAATGATTGTGGACAGTTACCCTGTATTCATTATGATTTTAGTATTGCCAGTGCAACTCGCATTGTGTATCGCGATTTATCAACGTAATGGCAAACAATTAAATTTACAGCTAGCGCAAACCTCGATGACGGTATTATTGTGGGGGGGATTGTATTCGGCGGGTTTGGTCGTTGGTTAA
- a CDS encoding transporter substrate-binding domain-containing protein yields MYKFLITKTAQKIYFVLATMLIIGTFIVSLQPNTVVSSNPTISIEPAIQSIITNNYSVVATNDVIPDVAVVPVPPVAVSIQKVLRVLTWAGGEITFPRRGHPQNIELEYLQRFADENNLKIEKIRVKKFVDLIPMLLDGKGDLIAANLTKTRYRAKLVSFTDPYLLTKEYLVMGSQSKSLNSAKDLNGREIVIQKGKSYESTALGLQKVYPKLKIRLVDSAISHEALYDKLASGEYDITIQDQNLIKSAIAYRDDIKMSLQASATRHLGWGVDPSNKKLLKQLNQFLKEQNLVAKVKRTSKNSNKTQWQKIKESRTVRFVLRNNLSSYYIWRGELLGFHYELAKRFAKEHKLRYEIIVAPNNVALLDYLLEDKADIALGFLTPTVQRRDKGIAFSRPYHYASELVVAHKDHPEISSTVELANSNIYIRPSSSYWESAVELKKTVKNINLIGVPENQETELIIEKVGDKEYEMTIADSHIVDIEMTFRDDIQSLMALGAPKSQSWAVASGNNKLLEKSNAFIKKHYKGLFYNVIYNKYFKNQKRLDTHYKDYVRQNNSGVLSPYDDIVKEYASQYDFDWRLLVSQMHQESRFNPNAKSMAGAKGLFQLMPRTAKELGIRNVHVPKQGIKAGVLYMNWVRERMRKDEVKENQLIWFTLASYNAGAGHVRDAMRLAKQKGWRDDVWFGHVEKAMLLLSQSKYAAKARYGYVRGQEPVHYIREIKRRFETYDNILRKERLTSH; encoded by the coding sequence ATGTATAAATTTTTAATAACTAAGACAGCCCAAAAGATTTACTTTGTGCTGGCTACCATGCTGATTATTGGTACGTTCATCGTGTCTTTACAGCCAAATACAGTGGTAAGTTCAAATCCTACGATCAGTATCGAACCTGCTATTCAGTCTATTATAACTAACAATTATTCAGTAGTGGCAACCAACGATGTGATTCCTGATGTCGCCGTTGTACCCGTTCCACCTGTCGCCGTGTCAATTCAGAAGGTATTACGTGTGTTAACGTGGGCAGGCGGTGAAATTACTTTCCCTCGTCGCGGGCACCCACAAAATATTGAATTAGAGTATCTGCAACGATTTGCTGACGAAAATAATTTAAAGATTGAAAAAATTCGTGTTAAAAAATTTGTTGATCTTATTCCTATGCTGTTAGATGGCAAAGGCGATCTCATTGCTGCAAATCTAACAAAGACACGTTATAGGGCTAAATTGGTTAGTTTTACAGACCCTTATTTACTTACTAAAGAATATTTGGTGATGGGCAGTCAAAGTAAAAGTTTAAATTCAGCTAAAGATTTGAATGGTCGTGAAATCGTTATTCAAAAGGGGAAGAGTTACGAGTCGACTGCGTTAGGATTACAAAAAGTATATCCTAAGCTTAAAATTCGTTTAGTTGATAGCGCGATTAGCCACGAAGCCTTATACGATAAGCTAGCCAGTGGTGAGTATGATATTACCATCCAAGATCAAAACTTAATTAAGTCAGCAATTGCTTATCGCGATGACATTAAAATGAGCTTGCAGGCAAGTGCGACGCGTCATCTTGGTTGGGGTGTTGATCCAAGTAACAAGAAGTTGTTAAAACAACTAAATCAATTTTTAAAAGAACAAAATTTGGTTGCTAAGGTTAAGCGAACATCAAAAAATAGTAATAAAACCCAATGGCAGAAAATTAAAGAGTCGAGAACAGTTCGCTTTGTATTACGTAATAACCTTTCTTCTTATTATATTTGGCGTGGTGAGTTACTCGGTTTCCATTATGAGTTAGCAAAACGCTTTGCCAAAGAACATAAGCTGCGTTACGAAATTATCGTCGCACCGAACAATGTCGCTTTACTTGATTATTTACTTGAGGATAAAGCTGATATCGCATTGGGATTTTTAACCCCGACGGTACAGCGACGAGATAAGGGTATCGCTTTCTCTCGCCCATATCATTACGCTTCTGAGTTAGTGGTCGCCCATAAAGATCACCCTGAAATTAGTTCTACCGTCGAACTCGCTAATAGTAATATTTATATTAGACCATCGAGCTCGTATTGGGAGAGTGCTGTGGAATTGAAAAAAACGGTTAAAAATATTAATTTGATTGGCGTACCAGAAAATCAGGAAACAGAATTAATCATTGAAAAAGTGGGAGATAAAGAATACGAAATGACGATCGCAGATAGTCATATTGTTGATATTGAAATGACATTTCGTGATGATATTCAGTCGTTAATGGCATTAGGTGCACCTAAATCCCAAAGTTGGGCGGTTGCATCGGGAAATAATAAGCTATTAGAAAAATCGAATGCCTTTATTAAGAAGCATTACAAGGGGCTATTTTATAACGTTATTTACAATAAATACTTTAAGAATCAAAAACGTTTAGATACCCATTATAAAGATTACGTTCGTCAAAATAATTCTGGCGTATTATCACCTTATGATGACATTGTGAAAGAATACGCGAGCCAATATGATTTTGATTGGCGTTTGTTAGTATCACAAATGCATCAAGAAAGTCGTTTTAATCCTAACGCTAAATCAATGGCGGGCGCGAAAGGTTTGTTCCAGTTGATGCCGCGTACAGCTAAAGAATTAGGGATCCGTAATGTGCATGTTCCTAAGCAGGGTATTAAAGCGGGTGTTTTGTATATGAATTGGGTGCGTGAACGTATGCGTAAAGATGAGGTTAAAGAAAATCAGTTAATCTGGTTCACGTTAGCGTCATATAATGCCGGGGCTGGGCATGTTCGAGATGCAATGCGTTTAGCTAAACAAAAAGGGTGGCGTGATGATGTCTGGTTTGGCCATGTAGAAAAGGCTATGTTATTGTTGTCTCAATCTAAATATGCAGCTAAAGCACGTTATGGGTATGTGCGTGGACAAGAGCCTGTGCATTACATTCGTGAGATTAAGCGACGTTTTGAAACATATGATAATATTTTGAGAAAAGAGCGGCTTACGAGTCATTAA